One stretch of Carassius carassius chromosome 18, fCarCar2.1, whole genome shotgun sequence DNA includes these proteins:
- the LOC132092851 gene encoding trace amine-associated receptor 8a-like produces the protein MNLTAMNQSDVCQEYSCPERSVSFSVYVILYVAAAAVSLLTMCGNLLVIISVSHFKQLHTPANILILSLAVSDLLVGVFVMPFHLSWLIESCWISGPVMCSVFSFVTFQATSVSVHTVALIAVDRFLALSSPFLYSEKISPIVICIATLFNWLFSLLYNFTLLFVNGNFTGVKCPGICIAVIDGVSSLIDLLFVLLMPCTLLIFALKGTVYQYSILPFSLALSPRTFSKCVDAAECAS, from the coding sequence ATGAATCTTACAGCAATGAACCAAAGCGATGTCTGTCAGGAATATTCATGTCCAGAGAGAtctgtttctttttctgtctATGTGATTCTGTATGTGGCTGCAGCAGCTGTGTCTCTTCTAACCATGTGTGGAAACCTGCTGGTCATCATCTCTGTTAGTCACTTCAAGCAGCTCCACACACCTGCCAACATCCTCATCCTCTCTTTGGCTGTGTCTGATCTTCTGGTGGGAGTTTTTGTGATGCCATTTCACTTATCGTGGCTTATTGAATCATGTTGGATTTCTGGCCCAGTGATGTGTTCAGTTTTCAGTTTTGTGACTTTTCAGGCGACAAGCGTGTCTGTTCATACTGTGGCTCTGATAGCAGTTGATCGGTTTTTGGCTTTAAGTTCTCCTTTTCTTTACTCTGAGAAGATCTCACCCATTGTCATCTGCATAGCAACTTTATTTAACTGGCTGTTTTCACTCCTTTATAACTTTACTCTTCTTTTTGTTAATGGAAATTTCACTGGTGTCAAGTGTCCAGGAATATGTATTGCTGTTATAGATGGGGTTTCATCTCTCATTGATCTCCTGTTTGTGCTTCTTATGCCTTGTACACTCCTGATATTTGCTTTAAAAGGCACGGTTTATCAGTATTCAATACTTCCGTTCTCcctggccctgtctccccgcacCTTTTCAAAGTGTGTGGACGCAGCAGAATGCGCATCTTGA
- the LOC132091785 gene encoding trace amine-associated receptor 7e-like, with translation MFLHSTSHMNLTAMNQSDVCQEYLCPERSVSFSVYVILYVAAAAVSLLTVCGNLLVIISVSHFKQLHTPANILILSLAVSDLLVGVFVMPFHLSWLIESCWISGPVMCSVFSFVTFQAPTVSVHTVALIAVDRFLALSSPFLYSEKISPTVTCIATLFNWLFSLLYNFTLLYVNNFTDVMCPGECIYIVDEVSSLVDLIVVFLMPCTLIIILYTHVFVIAKRHATAIRALQIHNRTESSKNRVSDKSELKAALALGILVFVFLLCLLPYYIFSLTNFLKNDSFSNLINSVLVLFYLNSSINPLLYALLYPWFKKSVKIIITFKILNTDSSLINVLSLNS, from the coding sequence ATGTTTCTCCACAGTACTTCACACATGAATCTTACAGCAATGAACCAAAGCGATGTCTGTCAGGAATATTTGTGTCCAGAGAGAtctgtttctttttctgtctATGTGATTCTGTATGTGGCTGCAGCAGCTGTGTCTCTTCTAACCGTGTGTGGAAACCTGCTGGTCATCATCTCTGTTAGTCACTTCAAGCAGCTCCACACACCTGCGAACATCCTCATCCTCTCTTTGGCTGTGTCTGATCTTCTGGTGGGAGTTTTTGTGATGCCATTTCACTTATCTTGGCTCATTGAATCTTGTTGGATTTCTGGCCCAGTGATGTGTTCAGTTTTCAGTTTTGTGACTTTTCAGGCACCAACCGTGTCTGTTCATACTGTGGCTCTGATAGCAGTTGATCGGTTTTTGGCTTTGAGTTCTCCTTTTCTTTACTCTGAGAAGATCTCACCCACTGTCACCTGCATAGCAACTCTATTTAACTGGCTGTTTTCACTCCTTTATAACTTTACTCTTCTTTACGTTAATAACTTCACTGATGTCATGTGTCCAGGAGAATGTATTTATATCGTAGATGAGGTTTCATCCCTCGTTGACCTCATAGTTGTGTTTCTTATGCCTTGTacacttattataatattatacacgCATGTTTTTGTCATTGCTAAGAGACATGCAACTGCTATAAGAGCTCTTCAAATTCACAACAGAACAGAGTCCTCCAAAAACAGAGTCAGTGACAAATCAGAGCTAAAAGCTGCATTAGCACTCGGGATTCTGGTCTTCGTGTTTCTCCTGTGTTTACTGCCGTATTATATTTTCTCTTTaacaaatttcttaaaaaatgacTCATTTTCTAATCTTATCAACAGTGTTTTGGTTCTCTTTTACCTTAATTCCTCCATCAATCCACTTCTCTATGCTCTGTTGTACCCTTGGTTTAAGAAAAGTGTTAAGataattattacttttaaaatattgaacACAGACTCCTCTCTGATAAATGTTCTGTCATTAAACtcttaa
- the LOC132091787 gene encoding trace amine-associated receptor 13c-like has protein sequence MSLQSTSHMNLTAVNQSNVCQEYLCPERSVSFSVYVILYAAAAAVSLLTVCGNLLVIISVSHFKQLHTPANILILSLAVSDLLVGVFVMPFHLSWLIESCWISGPVMCSVFSFFNFQAPTVSIHTVALIAVDRFLALSSPFLYSEKISPTVTCIATLFNWLFSLLYNFTLLYVNSFTGVMCPGECLNIIDKVSSLVDLIVVFLMPCTLIIILYTHVFVIAKKHATAIRSLQIHNRRESSKNRVSDKSERKAALALGILVFVFLLCLLPFYILSLTNFLKDYSFSNVINSALVLAYLNSSINPLLYALLYPWFKKSVKIILTLRVLNTDSSLMNVLSLNS, from the coding sequence ATGTCTCTCCAGAGTACTTCACACATGAATCTTACAGCAGTGAACCAAAGCAATGTCTGTCAGGAATATTTGTGTCCAGAGAGAtctgtttctttttctgtttatgtGATTCTGTATGCGGCTGCGGCAGCTGTGTCTCTTCTAACCGTGTGTGGAAACCTGCTGGTCATCATCTCTGTTAGTCACTTCAAGCAGCTCCACACACCTGCCAACATCCTCATCCTCTCTTTGGCTGTGTCCGATCTTCTGGTGGGAGTTTTTGTGATGCCATTTCACTTATCTTGGCTCATTGAATCATGTTGGATTTCTGGCCCAGTGATGTgttcagttttcagtttttttaattttcaggcaCCAACCGTGTCTATTCACACTGTGGCTCTAATAGCAGTTGATCGGTTTTTGGCTTTAAGCTCTCCTTTTCTTTACTCTGAAAAGATCTCACCCACTGTCACCTGCATAGCGACTCTATTTAACTGGTTGTTTTCACTCCTTTATAACTTTACTCTTCTTTACGTTAATAGCTTCACTGGTGTCATGTGTCCAGGAGAATGTCTTAATATCATAGACAAGGTTTCATCCCTCGTTGACCTCATAGTTGTATTTCTAATGCCTTGTACactcattataatattatacactcATGTTTTTGTCATTGCTAAAAAACATGCGACTGCTATAAGATCTCTTCAGATTCACAACAGAAGAGAATCCTCCAAAAACAGAGTCAGTGACAAATCAGAGCGAAAAGCCGCATTAGCACTCGGGATTCTGGTCTTTGTGTTTCTCCTGTGTTTACtgccattttatattttatctttaacAAATTTCTTAAAAGATTACTCATTTTCTAATGTTATCAACAGTGCTTTGGTTCTCGCTTACCTTAATTCTTCCATCAATCCACTTCTCTACGCTCTGTTGTACCCTTGGTTTAAGAAAAGTGTTAAGATAATTCTTACTTTAAGAGTATTGAACACAGACTCCTCTCTGATGAATGTCCTGTCATTAAactcttaa
- the LOC132091788 gene encoding trace amine-associated receptor 13c-like gives MSLQSTSHMNLTAVNQSNVCQEYLCPERSVSFSVYVILYAAAAAVSLLTVCGNLLVIISVSHFKQLHTPANILILSLAVSDLLVGVFVMPFHLSWLIESCWISGPAMCSVFSFFNFQAPTVSIHTVALIAVDRFLALSSPFLYSEKISPTVTCIATLFNWVFSVLYNFTLLYVNNFTGVMCPGECLNIIDKVSSLVDLIVVFLMPCTLIIILYTHVFVIAKKHATAIRALQIHNRTESSKNRVSDKSELKAALALGILVFVFLLCLLPFYVFSLTNFLKDDSFSNLINSVLVLVYLNSSINPLLYALLYPWFKKSVKIIITLRVLNTDSSLMNVLSLNS, from the coding sequence ATGTCTCTCCAGAGTACTTCACACATGAATCTTACAGCAGTGAACCAAAGCAATGTCTGTCAGGAATATTTGTGTCCAGAGAGAtctgtttctttttctgtttatgtGATTCTGTATGCGGCTGCAGCAGCTGTGTCTCTTCTAACCGTGTGTGGAAACCTGCTAGTCATCATCTCTGTTAGTCACTTCAAGCAGCTCCACACACCTGCGAACATCCTCATCCTCTCTTTGGCTGTGTCCGATCTTCTGGTGGGAGTTTTTGTGATGCCGTTTCACTTATCTTGGCTCATTGAATCATGTTGGATTTCTGGCCCAGCGATGTgttcagttttcagtttttttaattttcaggcaCCAACCGTGTCTATTCACACTGTGGCTCTAATAGCAGTTGATCGGTTTTTGGCTTTAAGCTCTCCTTTTCTTTACTCTGAAAAGATCTCACCCACTGTCACCTGCATAGCAACTTTATTTAACTGGGTGTTTTCAGTCCTTTATAACTTTACTCTTCTTTACGTTAATAACTTCACTGGTGTCATGTGTCCAGGAGAATGTCTTAATATCATAGACAAGGTTTCATCCCTCGTTGACCTCATAGTTGTATTTCTAATGCCTTGTACactcattataatattatacactcATGTTTTTGTCATTGCTAAAAAACATGCAACTGCTATAAGAGCTCTTCAGATTCACAACAGAACAGAATCCTCCAAAAACAGAGTCAGTGACAAATCAGAGCTAAAAGCTGCATTAGCACTCGGGATTCTGGTCTTTGTGTTTCTCCTGTGTTTACTGccattttatgttttttctttaacAAATTTCTTAAAAGATGACTCATTTTCTAATCTTATCAACAGTGTTTTGGTTCTCGTTTACCTTAATTCCTCCATCAATCCACTTCTCTACGCTCTGTTGTACCCTTGGTTTAAGAAAAGTGTAAAGATAATTATTACTTTAAGAGTATTGAACACAGACTCCTCTCTGATGAATGTCCTTTCATTAAACtcttaa